In one window of Juglans regia cultivar Chandler chromosome 3, Walnut 2.0, whole genome shotgun sequence DNA:
- the LOC109012692 gene encoding uncharacterized protein LOC109012692 isoform X2, whose translation METGEMGLVELFGYDKELSLIPPPVSSENCGWQDNEREDMTEEEYCSYRDQVLKTDGFDVDRIPGVSCFHQIEPCNLDDKSWDYEGYSWLAIKEYNFRFKDANAGLEFVKVLKAMAQGANVIRFYLTLEARDLADGGKTKIYQAVVLSGVTEDTVSSFRLKPPEHEEGLIC comes from the exons ATGGAAACGGGAGAAATGGGTCTTGTGGAATTGTTCGGCTATGACAAAGAATTAAGTTTAATTCCTCCCCCAGTATCATCGGAAAATTGCGGTTGGCAAGATAATGAACGCGAGGACATGACGGAAGAGGAATACTGCTCCTACAGGGATCAAGTTTTGAAGACCGAT GGCTTTGATGTTGACCGCATTCCTGGCGTCTCTTGTTTCCACCAAATTGAACCATGCAACTTGGATGATAAGAGTTGGGATTACGAAGGGTATTCGTGGCTTGCAATCAAGGAATACAACTTTCGCTTCAAG GATGCAAATGCAGGGTTGGAGTTTGTGAAGGTGCTGAAGGCAATGGCTCAGGGTGCCAACGTAATTAGGTTTTATTTAACCCTTGAGGCTAGGGATCTTGCTGATGGAGGCAAGACTAAGATCTATCAAGCTGTGGTATTATCGGGGGTAACTGAGGATACAGTGTCATCCTTTAGGCTAAAACCTCCTGAACATGAGGAAG GTCTGATATGTTGA
- the LOC109012692 gene encoding uncharacterized protein LOC109012692 isoform X1, whose amino-acid sequence METGEMGLVELFGYDKELSLIPPPVSSENCGWQDNEREDMTEEEYCSYRDQVLKTDGFDVDRIPGVSCFHQIEPCNLDDKSWDYEGYSWLAIKEYNFRFKDANAGLEFVKVLKAMAQGANVIRFYLTLEARDLADGGKTKIYQAVVLSGVTEDTVSSFRLKPPEHEEGFSHGKEWFWEDHLCSGLIC is encoded by the exons ATGGAAACGGGAGAAATGGGTCTTGTGGAATTGTTCGGCTATGACAAAGAATTAAGTTTAATTCCTCCCCCAGTATCATCGGAAAATTGCGGTTGGCAAGATAATGAACGCGAGGACATGACGGAAGAGGAATACTGCTCCTACAGGGATCAAGTTTTGAAGACCGAT GGCTTTGATGTTGACCGCATTCCTGGCGTCTCTTGTTTCCACCAAATTGAACCATGCAACTTGGATGATAAGAGTTGGGATTACGAAGGGTATTCGTGGCTTGCAATCAAGGAATACAACTTTCGCTTCAAG GATGCAAATGCAGGGTTGGAGTTTGTGAAGGTGCTGAAGGCAATGGCTCAGGGTGCCAACGTAATTAGGTTTTATTTAACCCTTGAGGCTAGGGATCTTGCTGATGGAGGCAAGACTAAGATCTATCAAGCTGTGGTATTATCGGGGGTAACTGAGGATACAGTGTCATCCTTTAGGCTAAAACCTCCTGAACATGAGGAAG GTTTTAGTCATGGAAAAGAATGGTTTTGGGAAGATCATCTTTGCAGTG GTCTGATATGTTGA